A DNA window from Acidimicrobiales bacterium contains the following coding sequences:
- a CDS encoding FAD-dependent monooxygenase, with translation MGIVIPPHLLAELVEHAYLSADYACVHQLARRTYVHDGSYYGALKWDFAWQGMANNWGSLWRGLRANLDPAVAYRSGARVQDVVEDDDRVVVVLGDGEALSFDVVVGADGYRSMLRRRLHPQTEPDFADYVLWRGSFSGSRLEHDDGWEEVVDDHAAILVGFDGGHGVAYAIPELDPDTVDELRINWAIYTPTPAGLRAEEPSSIPPGAVTDEWFAELDAVRAECFPPRLRALFTSPRAETTIQPIYDCVVDSYVGERVLLLGDAATVARPHAGVGATKALEDARLLETLGAAYGTWEGLLAAYDQDRTPNGKELVEISRRMGHALVDNTPPWSQMTPDDYEAWMISQITGDTWELAGTEA, from the coding sequence ATGGGAATCGTGATCCCGCCCCACCTGCTGGCGGAACTCGTTGAGCACGCCTACCTCAGCGCGGACTACGCCTGCGTCCATCAACTCGCCCGCCGCACATACGTGCACGACGGCTCGTATTACGGCGCCTTGAAGTGGGACTTTGCGTGGCAGGGTATGGCCAATAACTGGGGGAGCCTGTGGCGAGGGCTGCGCGCCAACCTCGACCCGGCGGTGGCCTACCGATCCGGTGCTCGCGTCCAAGACGTCGTGGAGGATGACGATCGTGTTGTTGTGGTCCTTGGTGACGGGGAGGCGCTTTCGTTCGACGTCGTGGTCGGCGCCGACGGCTACCGCTCGATGCTGCGTCGCCGACTTCACCCCCAGACCGAACCTGACTTCGCCGACTACGTTCTGTGGCGGGGTAGCTTCTCCGGCTCTCGTCTCGAGCACGACGACGGGTGGGAAGAGGTGGTGGACGACCACGCCGCGATCCTCGTGGGTTTCGACGGAGGCCATGGCGTCGCCTACGCAATCCCCGAACTCGATCCTGACACGGTCGACGAGCTCCGGATCAACTGGGCCATCTACACGCCGACGCCCGCCGGCCTCCGAGCCGAAGAACCCAGCTCCATCCCGCCGGGGGCCGTGACCGATGAATGGTTCGCCGAACTCGACGCTGTTCGTGCCGAGTGTTTCCCACCACGCCTGCGCGCCCTGTTCACCAGCCCCAGGGCTGAGACCACCATCCAGCCGATCTACGATTGCGTCGTCGACTCCTACGTCGGCGAGCGGGTCCTGCTGCTCGGCGACGCGGCGACCGTTGCCCGGCCCCACGCTGGCGTCGGAGCGACCAAGGCCCTCGAGGATGCCCGGCTCCTCGAGACCCTGGGAGCCGCATACGGGACCTGGGAGGGGCTGCTTGCCGCCTACGACCAGGACCGCACCCCCAACGGCAAGGAACTCGTCGAGATCTCACGACGCATGGGCCACGCGCTCGTCGACAACACGCCACCGTGGAGTCAGATGACTCCAGACGACTACGAGGCGTGGATGATTTCGCAAATCACCGGCGACACGTGGGAACTCGCAGGTACCGAAGCCTGA
- a CDS encoding TetR/AcrR family transcriptional regulator C-terminal domain-containing protein, which translates to MPSRPKRDLTVDEIVDRAIEITGTDGGESSLTMRALASACGVTPMALYRHVDDKETLLTLIVDRVVGDAIADFGRSNLPWMADLIEFGCRYRAALLGHRVAAEVFLRRPVLSPNMARITEMTFEALQRAGFQGDAIAATGDAATLVLMGSVANDLSRPPHVRFELLDHLPDAARPVLTDQADAYSRRDGEQRFREAAEAMLTGYCTRYGVEP; encoded by the coding sequence ATGCCGAGCCGACCAAAGCGTGACCTGACCGTCGACGAGATCGTGGACAGAGCGATCGAGATCACGGGGACCGACGGAGGGGAGTCCAGCCTGACGATGCGTGCCCTGGCATCGGCGTGCGGGGTGACGCCGATGGCGTTGTATCGCCACGTCGACGACAAGGAAACCTTGCTGACCCTGATCGTGGACCGAGTCGTCGGTGACGCGATCGCCGACTTCGGGCGAAGCAACCTGCCGTGGATGGCGGATCTCATCGAATTCGGGTGCCGGTACCGCGCCGCACTCCTCGGCCACCGCGTCGCAGCCGAAGTCTTCCTGCGGCGACCAGTACTGAGCCCGAACATGGCTCGGATCACCGAGATGACCTTCGAGGCGTTGCAACGGGCCGGCTTCCAAGGCGACGCGATCGCAGCGACCGGCGATGCCGCGACCCTGGTCCTCATGGGCTCGGTCGCGAACGATCTGAGCCGACCCCCACATGTCCGCTTCGAACTCCTCGATCACCTACCCGATGCGGCGCGACCGGTCCTCACCGATCAGGCCGACGCCTACAGCCGACGCGACGGTGAACAACGGTTCCGAGAGGCGGCCGAAGCCATGCTGACCGGGTACTGCACCCGATACGGCGTCGAACCATGA
- a CDS encoding HNH endonuclease: MGTAVVTEEELRRKRLEAAELVNAGRQITQAHYRLVVSCAAFADGPVWIADGEPSAAHWLAPRLDACRSTVRDWIRVGRALRDLRASAASFEKGEISYSKARALVSLATRENEAELLEIAKSRPAADIGAAFARWSMRNEDQGIIDKRHRRARALRGRIEPDGSGVTTLRLPPLEHQVVTRAIEAQAMRTKLKPEADGSWPSLAQQRADALCELITSNAKHRFEVLIHVDQNGCRFPDGTPLTESAVASVLDQASIRLIVHDLDGKPVNASDGRRRPTIRQKRTVTSHQAECSRCGRTDLPVLHHTVEHQHSGRTVTHELEPLCAPCHRLHHSDI, encoded by the coding sequence GTGGGAACTGCGGTGGTCACAGAGGAAGAGCTGCGACGCAAGCGTCTCGAGGCGGCAGAGCTGGTGAACGCCGGCCGGCAGATCACGCAGGCTCACTACAGGCTCGTCGTCTCTTGCGCCGCCTTCGCCGACGGGCCGGTTTGGATCGCCGATGGCGAGCCGTCGGCCGCTCACTGGCTGGCTCCCCGGCTCGACGCCTGCCGTTCAACGGTGCGTGATTGGATTCGCGTCGGCCGCGCTCTGCGTGACCTTCGCGCGTCCGCGGCGTCATTCGAGAAGGGCGAAATCTCCTACAGCAAAGCCAGGGCCCTGGTCTCGCTGGCGACCCGAGAGAACGAGGCTGAACTCCTCGAGATCGCAAAGAGCAGACCCGCCGCCGACATCGGGGCCGCTTTCGCCCGGTGGTCGATGCGGAACGAAGACCAGGGGATCATCGACAAGCGTCACCGACGGGCCCGTGCGCTTCGGGGCCGAATCGAACCTGACGGAAGCGGCGTGACCACCCTGCGACTCCCGCCGCTCGAACACCAGGTCGTCACACGGGCGATCGAGGCCCAGGCCATGCGCACGAAGTTGAAGCCCGAGGCCGACGGTAGCTGGCCATCGCTCGCCCAGCAGCGAGCCGATGCCTTGTGCGAGCTCATTACGTCGAACGCCAAACACCGGTTCGAGGTTCTGATCCATGTCGATCAGAACGGCTGTAGGTTCCCCGATGGCACGCCGCTGACCGAATCGGCGGTCGCATCTGTGCTCGACCAGGCGTCGATCCGTCTCATCGTCCACGATCTCGACGGGAAGCCCGTCAACGCCTCCGATGGTCGGCGCAGGCCGACCATCCGCCAGAAGCGCACTGTCACATCCCACCAGGCCGAATGCAGCCGATGCGGCCGGACCGATCTGCCCGTTCTGCATCACACCGTCGAGCACCAACACAGCGGGCGCACGGTCACCCACGAGCTCGAACCCTTGTGTGCTCCGTGCCACCGTCTGCACCACAGCGACATCTAG
- a CDS encoding Hsp70 family protein: MYGLGIDLGTTYSAAAIATPDGRVEMLPLEHASAIVPSVVAISAGEPPVIGQAAQRRSVTQPQTVAREFKRRFGDTVPYLLDGQPVAPQQLTAHLARWVVDRATAERGEPPASLVFTHPANWGPYKRELLQDVARLIERPDAVFVPEPSAAACWYAHQGRIEEGEVVAVYDFGGGTFDAVVLRRGPMGFEVIGHPTGIDRLGGIDLDDIVMGFALRAAGVELGSLDPSDPSVLVPMARLREEAKQAKEALSSDTSTHLLVDVAGVNLQVRLTRSEFEDIARPAIRDTVMSLRQAVHDAGLTFEDLSSILLVGGSSRVPLVGEIVASETGVPITADAHSKNAVALGAAVLAFEELEHRGRPADALAVDLVAAPEPVGAEPQQEPNPEPTVALPDEGPTHISTSTGASPGQGRSRMPLIAVGALVAIAAIVFIAIFALGGGDGDGGSDTTTTTASAVPATTSPDTAPTTEAPADTSSSTVPDDVATVAPGRSDDWVAGVLADPARTNGFAQSGPVAQPAVLWRSSDSVPTGVVVDQGVLYASFQDQTVRAVDLTTGDDIWVRETSFGGRTPTLSQDAVFYVDGFDIVGVDRDTGSQELYRLVLDPDSDTAASPESPTIFQGTLYATYLYLEGDTWTNTVVAVDLDSGETVWTWSQDAQRSLLPVMVTPDAVVLVAEFKVTVLDRLSGSERWTLDLPGDISPNQAMVVDGDLITRDTRMRRYDLQTGDQLWSNPDSDLNMASAAGLVFTHSLDTRALDAGSGDLVWSTGWDGPLISGVIAVGGDTVYSHGGSNGGLAAFDLASGARLWQLVDEEGFQPGLQLVPHDGHLIALDMQRRVVVYR; encoded by the coding sequence TTGTACGGGCTGGGCATAGACCTGGGCACGACCTATTCGGCGGCTGCTATAGCGACGCCCGATGGCCGGGTCGAGATGCTGCCCCTCGAGCACGCGTCCGCCATCGTCCCATCCGTGGTTGCGATATCGGCCGGCGAGCCGCCGGTCATCGGTCAGGCCGCCCAGCGGCGCTCTGTGACCCAACCACAAACCGTTGCCCGCGAGTTCAAGCGCAGGTTCGGTGACACGGTGCCGTACCTTCTCGACGGCCAGCCGGTCGCGCCCCAGCAGCTGACCGCTCATCTGGCCAGGTGGGTAGTCGACCGGGCCACGGCCGAACGGGGCGAGCCGCCCGCTTCGCTCGTGTTCACCCACCCGGCCAATTGGGGTCCTTACAAGCGCGAGTTGCTGCAAGACGTCGCACGGCTGATCGAGCGGCCCGATGCCGTGTTTGTCCCCGAGCCCTCGGCCGCAGCTTGTTGGTACGCGCACCAGGGCCGCATCGAGGAGGGCGAAGTCGTCGCCGTCTACGACTTCGGTGGGGGCACCTTCGACGCCGTCGTGTTGCGTCGAGGGCCCATGGGTTTCGAGGTCATCGGCCATCCGACCGGAATCGATCGTTTGGGAGGCATCGACCTGGACGACATCGTGATGGGCTTTGCGCTTCGAGCAGCGGGGGTCGAGCTCGGTTCGCTCGACCCTTCTGACCCATCGGTTCTGGTACCGATGGCGCGACTGCGCGAAGAGGCCAAGCAGGCCAAGGAGGCCCTCAGCTCCGACACCTCGACGCACCTTCTGGTCGATGTTGCCGGCGTGAACCTGCAGGTGCGGCTGACTCGTTCAGAGTTCGAAGACATCGCCAGGCCTGCCATCCGTGACACGGTTATGTCCCTGCGTCAGGCAGTGCACGACGCCGGTCTGACCTTCGAAGACCTGTCGTCGATCCTGCTGGTCGGAGGGTCCAGTCGCGTGCCCTTGGTCGGCGAGATCGTCGCCTCCGAAACCGGGGTGCCGATAACCGCCGACGCCCATTCGAAGAATGCAGTGGCACTGGGCGCGGCCGTGTTGGCATTCGAAGAGCTGGAACATCGGGGTCGTCCAGCCGACGCCTTGGCCGTAGACCTGGTGGCCGCGCCCGAACCCGTCGGGGCCGAGCCACAACAAGAACCCAACCCCGAGCCAACGGTCGCTCTGCCCGACGAAGGGCCAACACACATCAGCACGAGCACGGGCGCGTCCCCGGGTCAGGGCCGCAGCCGGATGCCGCTGATCGCTGTTGGTGCGCTGGTGGCCATCGCCGCCATCGTTTTCATCGCCATTTTCGCTCTGGGAGGGGGTGATGGCGACGGCGGTTCTGATACCACGACCACAACGGCTTCGGCGGTGCCCGCGACAACCTCGCCAGACACAGCGCCCACTACGGAGGCACCGGCCGACACTTCGTCTTCGACCGTGCCTGACGATGTGGCAACCGTGGCTCCGGGACGCAGTGACGATTGGGTCGCAGGGGTTCTGGCCGATCCGGCGCGGACCAACGGCTTCGCCCAGTCGGGTCCGGTCGCCCAACCGGCGGTGCTGTGGCGCTCGTCAGATTCTGTGCCAACCGGGGTGGTCGTCGACCAGGGCGTTCTGTACGCGTCGTTCCAGGACCAGACCGTGCGCGCCGTCGATTTGACCACCGGCGACGACATCTGGGTGCGCGAAACCAGCTTTGGTGGGCGAACTCCCACGCTCAGCCAGGACGCTGTCTTCTACGTCGACGGATTCGACATCGTCGGTGTGGACCGCGACACCGGATCGCAGGAGCTGTACCGGCTGGTTCTCGACCCCGATTCCGACACGGCGGCATCGCCCGAGTCGCCGACGATCTTCCAGGGCACCTTGTACGCAACCTACCTGTACCTCGAAGGCGACACCTGGACCAACACCGTTGTTGCCGTCGATCTCGACAGCGGCGAGACGGTGTGGACATGGTCGCAGGATGCGCAGCGCTCGCTGCTTCCGGTGATGGTCACGCCAGACGCTGTGGTGCTGGTCGCTGAGTTCAAGGTCACGGTGCTGGATCGTTTGTCTGGATCCGAACGCTGGACCCTCGACCTGCCAGGCGACATTTCCCCTAATCAGGCCATGGTTGTCGATGGCGACCTGATCACCCGCGACACCCGAATGAGGCGCTACGACCTCCAGACCGGTGATCAGCTCTGGTCTAACCCAGATTCAGACCTCAACATGGCCTCGGCTGCCGGGTTGGTGTTTACCCATTCTCTCGACACCCGGGCGCTCGACGCCGGAAGCGGAGACCTCGTCTGGTCTACCGGGTGGGACGGTCCGCTGATCTCGGGTGTCATCGCAGTCGGAGGCGACACCGTCTACAGCCACGGCGGCTCCAACGGCGGGCTGGCTGCTTTCGATCTCGCCAGCGGCGCCCGGTTGTGGCAGTTGGTCGACGAAGAAGGGTTCCAACCTGGTCTTCAACTGGTGCCCCACGACGGGCATCTGATCGCTCTGGACATGCAGAGGCGCGTGGTGGTCTACCGCTGA